One window of Flavobacteriales bacterium genomic DNA carries:
- a CDS encoding GWxTD domain-containing protein, with amino-acid sequence MRKTILHLLLSVIVIAGVPGCRSYVPVAAGDNFAYLYGKGAAAIRLEARVYQPDAAHAVIYFKLRTADLLYKGTGGGGPYHARVVMSYEAYPAPGSRDLLDSASTFVKDQSMVANEDKELIGNMQLKNVGDASFVLRITARDLNRDAESTVMLRVDRGTPGGGQEFLPLGVNDLPLFDDHVRPGTTLKVQSDSHAGAMLHVDHYPPVAKLPAPVFAEVAPPALDAPPESSFTISVQPDGTFNFTVGTNGFYHFRADTSSMAGYTVFVPTEAYPTVSTAQDMVAPLRYITSSKEWDALATSPDPRKEVERFWTDAAGSRDRAREAIAGYYGRVESANRHFTSYAEGWKTDRGLVHIIFGTPTTIRKNANSETWVYGDETNLMSLVFNFMRRDEPFSDNDLVLQRDPRLKSAWYRNVESWRNGRILQN; translated from the coding sequence ATGAGAAAGACCATTCTTCATCTGCTGTTGTCCGTGATCGTGATCGCAGGTGTGCCCGGCTGCAGATCCTACGTGCCCGTGGCCGCCGGGGACAATTTCGCCTATCTCTACGGCAAGGGCGCCGCAGCGATCCGATTGGAGGCGCGCGTGTACCAGCCCGACGCCGCCCATGCCGTGATCTACTTCAAGCTGCGCACAGCGGACCTGCTCTACAAGGGCACCGGTGGCGGCGGCCCGTACCACGCCCGTGTTGTGATGAGCTATGAGGCCTATCCCGCCCCGGGATCACGCGACCTGCTGGACAGTGCGAGCACCTTCGTGAAGGACCAGAGCATGGTGGCGAATGAGGACAAGGAACTGATCGGGAACATGCAATTGAAGAACGTCGGGGATGCTTCCTTTGTGCTGCGCATCACCGCCCGCGACCTGAACCGGGACGCGGAGAGCACCGTGATGCTCCGCGTGGACCGGGGAACTCCGGGTGGCGGTCAGGAGTTTCTGCCACTAGGTGTCAATGACCTCCCGCTGTTCGATGACCATGTGCGTCCGGGCACCACGTTGAAGGTGCAGAGCGACAGCCACGCCGGCGCAATGCTCCATGTGGACCACTACCCTCCAGTGGCGAAGCTGCCCGCTCCGGTCTTCGCCGAAGTAGCCCCTCCGGCATTGGACGCACCGCCGGAAAGTTCGTTCACGATCAGCGTACAGCCGGACGGCACTTTCAATTTCACAGTGGGAACGAACGGCTTCTACCACTTCAGAGCGGATACCTCGAGCATGGCCGGCTATACCGTTTTCGTGCCCACCGAGGCCTATCCCACCGTCAGCACCGCGCAGGACATGGTAGCACCGCTGCGCTACATCACCAGTTCAAAGGAATGGGACGCCTTGGCCACTTCCCCGGACCCGCGCAAGGAAGTGGAGCGCTTTTGGACCGACGCGGCCGGCAGCCGTGACCGTGCACGGGAGGCCATCGCAGGCTATTATGGGCGTGTTGAAAGCGCCAACCGGCATTTCACCAGCTACGCGGAAGGTTGGAAGACCGATCGCGGGCTGGTACACATCATCTTCGGCACGCCGACCACGATCCGCAAGAACGCCAACAGCGAGACCTGGGTTTACGGCGATGAGACGAACCTGATGAGCCTCGTGTTCAACTTCATGCGACGTGACGAACCCTTCAGTGACAACGACCTGGTGCTCCAACGCGACCCGCGGCTGAAGAGCGCCTGGTACAGAAATGTTGAAAGCTGGCGGAACGGGAGGATCTTGCAGAATTGA